In a single window of the Nodularia spumigena CCY9414 genome:
- a CDS encoding aldehyde oxygenase (deformylating) — MQQLAAELKIDFQSEKYKDAYSRINAIVIEGEQEAHDNYITLGEMLPELKDELIRLSKMESRHKKGFEACGRNLSVKPDMPFAQKFFSGLHENFQKAAAEGQVVTCLLIQSLIIECFAIAAYNIYIPVADDFARKITEGVVKDEYSHLNFGEVWLKENFAQSKAELEAANRQNLPIVWKMLNEVENDAHVLAMEKEALVEDFMIQYGETLSNIGFTTRDIMKMSAYGLTAA, encoded by the coding sequence ATGCAACAACTTGCAGCCGAATTAAAAATTGATTTTCAGAGCGAAAAATACAAAGATGCCTACAGCCGCATTAATGCGATTGTGATTGAAGGCGAACAGGAAGCTCATGACAATTACATCACATTGGGAGAAATGCTCCCAGAGCTTAAAGATGAACTGATTCGTTTATCGAAAATGGAAAGTCGCCACAAAAAGGGTTTTGAAGCTTGTGGGCGGAATCTGTCTGTAAAACCAGATATGCCCTTTGCTCAGAAGTTTTTCAGTGGACTACACGAAAATTTCCAAAAAGCGGCGGCTGAAGGTCAAGTAGTGACTTGCTTGCTGATTCAATCTTTGATTATTGAATGCTTTGCGATCGCAGCATACAACATCTACATTCCCGTCGCTGATGATTTTGCCCGTAAAATCACAGAGGGAGTCGTAAAAGATGAGTATAGTCACCTCAACTTTGGGGAAGTTTGGTTAAAAGAAAACTTCGCACAATCCAAAGCGGAATTAGAAGCAGCCAATCGCCAAAACCTACCCATTGTTTGGAAAATGCTCAACGAAGTTGAAAATGATGCCCACGTCTTAGCAATGGAAAAAGAAGCTTTGGTAGAAGACTTCATGATTCAATACGGTGAAACTTTGAGTAACATTGGTTTCACTACCAGAGACATTATGAAAATGTCAGCTTACGGACTCACAGCCGCTTAA
- a CDS encoding phosphoribosylanthranilate isomerase — MRVKICGITQPKQSVAIANLGATALGFICVPTSPRYVTSQQIRAAVAQLPENIDKIGVFANTSISEISQIVIDSGLTGIQLHGDESPEFCSLLRQSLPNVEILKAFRVRSLEHLAQASNYTEYIDTLLLDAYHPQQLGGTGQTLDWQMLEQFKPSCPWLLAGGLTPDNVVTALNQVKPDGIDLSSGVEIKPGDKDLNKVALLFEKLGKWES; from the coding sequence ATGCGGGTTAAAATTTGCGGCATTACTCAACCAAAACAGTCTGTAGCGATCGCCAATCTGGGCGCAACTGCATTAGGATTTATTTGTGTACCCACCTCACCCCGCTATGTTACCTCACAGCAAATTCGGGCGGCTGTGGCGCAATTACCGGAAAATATTGACAAAATCGGGGTTTTTGCCAATACGAGCATTTCTGAAATTAGCCAAATAGTGATCGATTCTGGATTGACTGGTATCCAGTTACACGGAGACGAATCACCAGAATTTTGCTCCCTGTTACGTCAAAGTCTCCCAAATGTAGAAATTCTTAAAGCTTTTAGAGTTCGCAGTCTTGAGCATCTAGCTCAAGCCTCAAATTACACCGAATATATAGATACATTACTACTTGATGCGTATCATCCGCAACAGTTGGGAGGTACTGGACAAACTCTAGACTGGCAGATGTTAGAGCAATTTAAACCCAGTTGTCCTTGGTTATTGGCTGGGGGACTAACGCCAGATAATGTAGTGACTGCTTTAAATCAAGTCAAACCCGACGGGATAGATTTATCTAGTGGTGTGGAAATTAAACCAGGAGATAAGGATTTAAATAAAGTAGCACTGCTATTTGAGAAGTTAGGAAAATGGGAAAGCTAG
- a CDS encoding SDR family oxidoreductase, translating into MSLDKRRALITGASSGIGKATALAFAKAGIDVALVSRSLDKLETVAQAARHTGVVAKAYAVDLANITQVKAEIEAIALDFGGIDILVNNAGIAYTANLSETPLEDWQKVINLNLTSVFQCLMGILPGMRSRHTGTIINVASIAAKQPFPGWGVYSVSKAGVMALSQTLAQEERAHGIRVTAICPGAVNTELWDTETVQSDFDRSKMLTPEVVAQSILYTALLPQQAVIDELTLMPSAGAL; encoded by the coding sequence ATGAGTCTTGATAAACGACGCGCCCTAATTACTGGGGCTAGTAGTGGAATTGGCAAAGCAACGGCTTTAGCATTTGCCAAGGCGGGAATTGATGTCGCCTTAGTCAGCCGTTCTTTAGATAAGTTAGAGACAGTAGCCCAAGCAGCTAGACATACAGGAGTAGTAGCCAAAGCTTACGCTGTTGATCTTGCGAATATAACTCAAGTCAAAGCAGAAATAGAGGCGATCGCCCTTGACTTTGGAGGCATAGATATATTAGTAAATAATGCGGGCATAGCATACACAGCCAACCTGAGCGAAACCCCCTTAGAAGATTGGCAGAAAGTCATAAACTTGAACCTCACCAGCGTCTTTCAATGCCTGATGGGAATATTACCCGGAATGCGCTCACGCCACACAGGCACAATAATTAACGTCGCCTCAATTGCTGCCAAGCAACCCTTTCCTGGTTGGGGAGTATACAGCGTCAGCAAGGCTGGTGTAATGGCACTTTCTCAAACCTTGGCACAAGAAGAACGCGCCCACGGCATTCGTGTCACAGCCATTTGTCCTGGTGCTGTCAATACCGAACTCTGGGACACAGAAACCGTCCAGTCAGATTTTGACCGTTCCAAAATGTTAACGCCAGAAGTCGTTGCCCAATCAATTCTCTACACAGCCTTACTACCACAGCAAGCCGTCATAGACGAATTAACGTTAATGCCCAGTGCTGGCGCTCTTTAA
- the folE gene encoding GTP cyclohydrolase I FolE, translating to MTIASSNGSNRSKSPLSPDLVEAISPKPDRNTHNGRQPNLHPPTAEEMESMMDGVRAIIVGVGEDPEREGLLKTPKRVAEAMQFLTSGYNQSLEELLNDAIFDEGHNEMVLVRDINFFSLCEHHMLPFMGKAHVAYIPNQKVVGLSKLARIVEMYSRRLQVQERLTRQIAEAIQTILEPQGVAVVMEATHMCMAMRGVQKPGSWTVTSAMVGAFDEDQKTREEFFNLIRHQPSFY from the coding sequence ATGACTATTGCTAGTTCCAACGGTTCCAATCGCTCGAAATCTCCTCTAAGCCCAGATTTAGTAGAAGCCATCAGCCCCAAACCCGACCGCAACACCCATAATGGACGACAGCCGAATTTGCACCCACCGACAGCCGAAGAAATGGAGTCAATGATGGATGGAGTCAGAGCGATAATCGTAGGAGTTGGAGAAGACCCCGAAAGAGAAGGACTGCTGAAAACACCCAAACGTGTAGCAGAAGCCATGCAGTTTCTCACCAGTGGCTACAACCAATCTCTCGAAGAACTCCTTAACGATGCCATCTTTGATGAAGGACATAACGAGATGGTATTAGTCCGGGATATTAACTTCTTTAGCCTCTGCGAACACCATATGCTGCCTTTTATGGGTAAAGCCCACGTTGCTTATATCCCCAACCAAAAAGTTGTAGGCTTAAGTAAACTTGCCCGCATTGTCGAGATGTATTCTCGCCGTTTACAAGTCCAGGAAAGATTAACCCGTCAAATCGCCGAAGCCATTCAAACCATTCTCGAACCTCAAGGTGTAGCCGTGGTAATGGAAGCTACCCATATGTGCATGGCAATGCGGGGTGTGCAAAAACCCGGTTCTTGGACTGTCACCAGCGCAATGGTTGGTGCATTTGATGAAGACCAAAAAACTCGTGAAGAATTCTTTAACCTGATTCGTCACCAACCTTCATTTTACTAG
- a CDS encoding long-chain acyl-[acyl-carrier-protein] reductase, which produces MFGLIGHLTSLEHAQSVAKELGYPEYADQGLDFWCSAPPQIVDEITVTSVTGQTIEGRYVESCFLPEMLANRRIKAATRKILNAMAHAQKHGINITALGGFSSIIFENFKLEQFSQVRNIKLEFERFTTGNTHTAYIICRQVEQASKQIGIDLSKATVAICGATGDIGSAVTRWLDARTDVKELLLIARNHERLKDLQDELGRGKIMALNEALPEADIVVWVASMPKSMEIDFQVLKRPCLLIDGGYPKNLATKIQYPGVHVLNGGIVEHSLDIDWKIMKIVNMDVPARQLFACFAESMLLEFEKLYTNFSWGRNQITVDKMEQIGQASIKHGFRPLLVESLVVNS; this is translated from the coding sequence ATGTTTGGTCTAATTGGACATTTGACTAGTTTAGAACACGCTCAATCGGTAGCCAAAGAATTAGGTTATCCAGAATATGCCGATCAAGGGCTAGATTTTTGGTGCAGCGCCCCGCCGCAAATTGTCGATGAAATCACAGTTACCAGTGTAACTGGGCAGACAATTGAAGGACGGTATGTAGAATCTTGTTTTCTGCCGGAAATGCTAGCTAATCGCCGCATCAAGGCCGCAACACGCAAAATTCTCAACGCTATGGCTCATGCTCAAAAGCATGGCATCAATATCACTGCTTTAGGAGGATTTTCCTCAATTATTTTTGAAAATTTTAAATTGGAGCAGTTTAGCCAAGTCCGCAACATCAAACTAGAGTTTGAACGCTTCACCACCGGGAATACTCACACGGCTTACATTATTTGTCGGCAAGTGGAACAAGCGTCGAAACAAATAGGAATTGATTTGTCGAAAGCGACTGTTGCTATATGTGGGGCAACTGGAGATATTGGCAGCGCCGTTACACGCTGGTTAGATGCCAGAACAGATGTCAAGGAACTTTTGCTCATCGCCCGCAATCATGAACGTCTCAAAGATTTACAAGACGAACTGGGGCGAGGAAAAATCATGGCTTTGAACGAAGCACTGCCCGAAGCTGATATTGTAGTTTGGGTTGCTAGTATGCCCAAAAGCATGGAAATTGATTTCCAAGTATTGAAGCGGCCTTGTTTGCTCATTGATGGTGGCTATCCGAAAAACTTAGCGACTAAAATTCAATATCCTGGTGTTCATGTGCTAAATGGTGGGATTGTCGAACATTCTCTGGATATTGACTGGAAAATTATGAAAATAGTCAATATGGATGTGCCAGCACGTCAGTTGTTTGCTTGTTTTGCGGAATCGATGCTGCTGGAATTTGAGAAGTTATACACGAACTTTTCTTGGGGGCGGAATCAGATTACCGTAGACAAAATGGAGCAGATTGGTCAAGCATCAATAAAACACGGATTTAGACCCCTGCTAGTTGAGTCCTTAGTCGTGAACTCATGA
- a CDS encoding acetyl-CoA carboxylase carboxyltransferase subunit alpha yields MATTERKPLLLDFEKPLAELANRIDQIRQLAEENSVDVSGEIRKLETRAMQLREEIFSNLSPSQRLQVARHPRRPSTLDYIQSISDEWMELHGDRCGGDDPALVGGVGRLGGQPVVMLGHQKGRDTKDNVARNFGMASPGGYRKALRLMEHANKFGMPILTFIDTPGAWAGIEAEHQGQGEAIAYNLREMFCFDVPIICTVIGEGGSGGALGIGVGDRLMMFEHAVYTVATPEACAAILWKDSSKSPQAAVALKIISHDLKNLGIIDEILPEPTGGAHSDPLKAATTLKQSLLDNLDQLNRLTSPERRQLRYEKFRKIGVFTEAAH; encoded by the coding sequence ATGGCAACTACCGAGCGCAAACCACTACTGTTAGATTTTGAAAAGCCACTAGCAGAACTGGCTAACCGAATTGATCAGATTCGGCAACTTGCAGAAGAAAATAGCGTTGATGTTTCTGGTGAAATTCGCAAACTAGAAACACGGGCTATGCAACTACGGGAGGAAATTTTTAGTAATTTATCACCGTCTCAGCGCCTGCAAGTAGCTCGTCATCCTCGCCGCCCTAGTACTCTTGATTACATTCAGTCCATTAGTGATGAATGGATGGAGTTGCATGGCGATCGCTGCGGCGGTGACGATCCAGCTTTAGTTGGTGGTGTAGGTCGTTTGGGCGGGCAACCAGTGGTAATGTTAGGGCATCAAAAAGGCCGCGACACTAAAGATAATGTCGCCCGTAACTTCGGTATGGCTTCCCCTGGTGGTTATCGGAAAGCCCTGCGCTTGATGGAACACGCCAATAAGTTTGGGATGCCGATTTTAACGTTTATCGACACCCCAGGCGCTTGGGCAGGCATAGAAGCCGAACACCAAGGACAAGGGGAAGCGATCGCCTATAATCTACGGGAAATGTTTTGCTTTGATGTGCCAATTATCTGCACAGTCATCGGCGAAGGTGGTTCTGGTGGCGCTTTAGGTATTGGCGTAGGCGATCGCCTCATGATGTTTGAACACGCCGTTTATACCGTCGCTACCCCCGAAGCCTGTGCCGCCATTCTGTGGAAAGATTCTAGCAAATCTCCCCAAGCAGCAGTCGCCCTCAAAATTATTTCCCACGACCTGAAAAACTTGGGAATCATCGACGAAATATTACCTGAACCCACTGGTGGCGCTCATTCTGACCCACTCAAAGCCGCCACAACTCTCAAGCAGAGCTTATTAGACAACTTAGACCAACTCAACCGCTTAACATCTCCAGAACGTCGGCAACTCCGCTATGAAAAATTCCGTAAAATTGGTGTTTTTACTGAAGCTGCCCACTAA
- a CDS encoding tetratricopeptide repeat protein, producing the protein MLENLKNTDIFAIIPVAIALTILVYFSWKTLVTLNSFQKGVKLYEQKDYPGAEAAFRKVISNNSTNDVVRLLLGDILKEKGNVKEATELYQEVIRSSPKNPDAYLRLANVFMEEKQPEKAKENLEQAKALLQKQRQPERAQKVSHLLEKITAKTGNKA; encoded by the coding sequence ATGTTAGAAAATCTCAAAAATACAGACATTTTCGCCATAATTCCAGTGGCGATCGCTTTGACAATTCTCGTTTATTTCTCTTGGAAAACTTTGGTAACTTTAAACTCTTTCCAAAAAGGTGTAAAACTCTATGAACAAAAAGATTACCCAGGCGCAGAAGCAGCTTTTCGGAAAGTGATTTCTAACAACTCCACTAACGACGTAGTTCGCTTGTTATTGGGAGATATTCTCAAAGAGAAAGGTAATGTCAAAGAAGCAACAGAATTATATCAAGAAGTGATTCGCAGCAGTCCGAAAAATCCTGATGCTTACCTGCGTTTAGCAAATGTTTTCATGGAAGAAAAACAGCCAGAAAAAGCCAAAGAAAATCTAGAACAAGCCAAAGCCTTATTACAAAAACAGCGACAACCTGAAAGGGCGCAAAAAGTCAGTCATCTGTTAGAGAAAATTACCGCTAAAACTGGGAATAAAGCCTAG
- a CDS encoding carbohydrate ABC transporter permease yields MSKINWNLKSTNLLRLGVLVLGAFIVLLPLLVVFITSFAPPGAILEVSLKTKWSLANYRDAWERGKFLLAFANSTLVAIAVTAFQMVTSALAGYALARFQFRGKQALLLVVLATLVIPFQLLVIPIFLVLKWGHLINTYGALILPTAVNGFGIFLLRQYFQTIPVELEEAATIDGANRLQILWRVMLPLARPALVTLFLFTFIGEWNDLFKPLVFTTRPELRTVQLALAEFQEQFTNNWPLMMAAVTIATVPVMVLFLIGQRQFIRGIAATGIKN; encoded by the coding sequence ATGTCCAAAATCAACTGGAATCTAAAATCTACCAATTTATTGAGATTAGGAGTGCTGGTATTGGGGGCATTTATTGTCCTATTGCCGTTGCTCGTGGTCTTTATCACCTCTTTTGCACCTCCAGGGGCTATTTTAGAAGTTTCACTCAAAACTAAGTGGTCTTTAGCTAATTACCGCGATGCTTGGGAGCGAGGTAAATTTTTACTAGCGTTTGCTAATTCTACCTTAGTCGCGATCGCTGTGACGGCTTTTCAGATGGTAACATCTGCATTAGCGGGTTATGCCCTAGCCAGATTTCAGTTTCGCGGGAAACAAGCGCTGTTACTGGTTGTCTTAGCTACTTTAGTCATTCCCTTTCAATTATTGGTGATTCCCATCTTCCTAGTTTTAAAGTGGGGACACCTGATAAACACTTACGGGGCGCTGATTTTACCAACGGCTGTCAATGGCTTTGGGATTTTCTTGTTACGTCAGTATTTCCAGACAATTCCCGTAGAGTTAGAAGAAGCCGCAACCATAGACGGAGCGAACCGACTGCAAATTTTGTGGCGAGTGATGTTACCTTTAGCACGTCCAGCCTTGGTGACGCTATTTCTGTTTACCTTTATTGGGGAATGGAACGATTTATTTAAGCCTTTGGTATTTACGACACGACCAGAATTAAGAACAGTGCAATTGGCTTTAGCCGAATTTCAAGAACAATTCACGAATAATTGGCCTCTCATGATGGCTGCGGTGACTATAGCCACTGTGCCGGTGATGGTGTTATTCCTCATCGGTCAGCGTCAATTTATACGTGGTATAGCCGCCACAGGGATTAAGAATTGA